In a genomic window of Flavobacterium sp. KACC 22761:
- a CDS encoding NADH:flavin oxidoreductase/NADH oxidase — MASQLFSPLLLKNTTLKNRIVISPMCQYSAEDGYANDWHLVHLGSRASGGAGLIIQEATAVSPEARISPADLGIWKDEHIQKLKQINQFIVSQNAVPGIQLAHAGRKASVSAPWLGNKKLDFAQGGWQTVAPSAIAYHENEPFLPEALDKNGIQKVISDFKSATKRVVEAGYQVLEIHAAHGYLLHQFLSPLTNVRTDEYGGSFENRIRFTLEVVEAVQSEWPENLPLFVRISATDWAENGWNPEESVVLSKILKEKGVDLIDVSSGGLVSHQKINIGPGYQVPFAEKVKSEANILTGAVGLITDAKQAEEILNNGQADLILFARESLRNPNLPLDFAKELNDDIHWPKQYERAKL; from the coding sequence ATGGCTTCACAATTATTTTCTCCATTACTATTAAAAAATACCACATTAAAAAATAGAATCGTCATTTCGCCAATGTGCCAATATTCTGCCGAAGACGGATATGCAAACGATTGGCACCTGGTTCATTTAGGAAGTCGTGCGAGCGGAGGCGCCGGATTGATTATTCAGGAAGCAACTGCCGTTTCTCCCGAAGCTCGAATTTCGCCTGCTGATCTTGGAATTTGGAAAGATGAGCATATTCAAAAACTGAAACAAATCAATCAATTTATCGTTTCTCAAAATGCTGTGCCCGGAATTCAATTGGCGCACGCTGGACGAAAAGCAAGTGTTTCGGCTCCGTGGCTTGGCAATAAAAAATTGGATTTCGCTCAAGGCGGATGGCAAACCGTTGCGCCAAGTGCGATTGCATATCATGAGAATGAACCTTTTCTTCCTGAAGCCTTAGATAAAAACGGAATCCAAAAAGTGATTTCTGATTTTAAATCCGCAACCAAAAGAGTCGTTGAAGCCGGATATCAAGTTCTCGAAATTCACGCAGCGCACGGTTATTTGTTGCATCAGTTTTTATCGCCTTTGACAAATGTAAGAACCGATGAATATGGAGGAAGTTTTGAAAATAGAATCCGTTTTACATTAGAAGTTGTAGAAGCAGTTCAATCAGAATGGCCGGAAAATCTTCCTTTATTTGTTCGAATTTCAGCAACAGATTGGGCAGAAAACGGATGGAATCCAGAAGAATCTGTAGTACTTTCTAAAATTTTAAAAGAAAAAGGAGTAGATTTAATTGATGTTTCGTCAGGCGGATTGGTTTCGCATCAAAAAATCAATATTGGTCCAGGTTACCAAGTTCCTTTTGCAGAAAAAGTAAAAAGTGAAGCCAATATTTTAACCGGAGCAGTTGGTTTAATTACGGACGCAAAACAAGCCGAAGAAATTTTGAATAATGGCCAAGCCGACTTAATTTTGTTTGCCAGAGAATCATTAAGAAACCCGAATTTGCCTTTAGATTTCGCCAAAGAATTAAACGACGATATTCATTGGCCAAAACAATACGAAAGAGCTAAACTATAA
- a CDS encoding Gfo/Idh/MocA family oxidoreductase, whose protein sequence is MQKIKTALLSYGMSGKVFHAPFLDIHPGFELLGSWERSKKLIQEDYPYVQSYPSIDDLLADDVDLVIVNTPVGTHYEYAKKVLLAGKHAVVEKAFTTTVAEAEELTQIAKDKGLKLAVFQNRRWDSDFKTIQKIIHDGVLGELVEAEFHFDRYNPLLSPKAHKETANDGAGVLKDLGPHIIDQAICLFGSPKSVFGDIRFTRQNSLVDDWFDLALIYENFRVRLKAGFFVREANPAYTIHGKKGSFLKPRGDVQEDELKLGKKPNLEAWGTEPEDLQGLLHTEIDGKVIREKVPTLQGNYFSFFDGVYNSITNNTTEPVTGQDGVKVMQIIEAAIASNTQRTVINL, encoded by the coding sequence ATGCAAAAAATAAAAACAGCACTATTATCATACGGAATGTCGGGGAAAGTTTTTCACGCTCCGTTTTTAGATATTCATCCCGGTTTTGAATTATTAGGATCTTGGGAGCGAAGCAAAAAACTCATTCAGGAAGATTATCCGTACGTACAAAGTTATCCATCAATTGATGATTTATTGGCAGATGATGTCGATTTAGTAATCGTAAACACGCCAGTAGGAACGCATTATGAATATGCGAAAAAAGTACTTTTGGCAGGAAAACATGCTGTTGTAGAAAAAGCTTTCACAACAACTGTTGCCGAAGCCGAAGAGCTCACTCAAATTGCCAAAGACAAAGGATTAAAATTAGCCGTTTTTCAAAACAGAAGATGGGACAGCGATTTTAAAACGATTCAGAAAATAATTCATGATGGAGTTTTAGGCGAATTGGTTGAAGCCGAATTTCATTTTGACAGATATAATCCGTTGTTGAGCCCAAAAGCGCACAAAGAAACGGCAAATGACGGAGCGGGAGTTTTAAAAGATTTAGGGCCACATATTATTGATCAGGCAATTTGTTTGTTTGGTTCACCAAAATCGGTATTTGGGGATATTCGTTTTACTAGGCAAAATTCTTTGGTTGATGATTGGTTTGATTTGGCATTGATTTATGAAAATTTCAGGGTGCGTTTAAAAGCAGGTTTTTTTGTTAGAGAAGCTAATCCTGCTTATACTATTCATGGCAAAAAAGGCTCTTTTTTAAAGCCAAGAGGCGATGTTCAGGAAGATGAATTGAAACTCGGAAAAAAACCAAATTTAGAAGCTTGGGGAACAGAACCAGAAGATTTGCAAGGTCTTCTGCATACTGAAATTGACGGAAAAGTAATTCGCGAAAAAGTACCAACATTACAAGGAAATTATTTCTCGTTTTTTGACGGCGTTTACAATTCAATTACAAACAATACAACAGAACCTGTTACAGGTCAAGACGGCGTAAAAGTAATGCAGATTATTGAAGCTGCCATTGCGAGTAATACGCAAAGAACGGTAATAAATTTGTAG
- a CDS encoding MFS transporter, with protein sequence MINFNPLELFQTKGKIKKVFREAKASYLNRIRFAVGMFYFGMGLSFATWASRIPDIKTALHLTEGDLGSILFALPMGQLIIMPFSGKMVTKFGSHRILIFSLIMYVLCLINLGLATTALQLSLGLFLFGLFGNLANIAVNTQGVYTEVLFRKTIMSSFHGMWSFAGFTGALVGLGMLALNLSPLHHFLIVAAVVLLMIAFNFKFLVKAKEKKIKNKGEKKKLFTKPDSALIWLGVIGFCSMASEGVMFDWSGVYFKDIVKAPGPLVVLGYTSFMIMMASGRFLGDGLINKFGRERVMQISGIMISGGLFTAVFLPYLFPCTIAFMAVGLGVATIVPTVYSLAGKNPTVPPGEALTIVSSVSFLGFLMGPPVIGHIAQNFGLQFSFAFIGIFGVLIAFMVSKIRTSA encoded by the coding sequence TTGATAAATTTCAATCCATTAGAACTATTTCAGACAAAAGGAAAAATCAAGAAAGTTTTCAGAGAAGCAAAAGCCTCTTATTTGAACCGAATTCGTTTTGCCGTTGGAATGTTTTATTTCGGAATGGGATTAAGTTTTGCAACCTGGGCAAGTAGAATTCCAGATATTAAAACCGCTCTTCATTTAACCGAAGGCGATTTGGGATCCATACTTTTTGCTTTGCCAATGGGACAATTGATCATCATGCCTTTTTCAGGGAAAATGGTGACCAAGTTTGGAAGCCACCGTATTTTGATTTTCTCTTTAATAATGTATGTTTTATGCCTTATCAATTTAGGATTGGCAACAACTGCACTACAATTATCATTAGGTTTATTCTTGTTTGGTTTATTTGGAAATTTAGCCAATATTGCCGTAAACACTCAGGGCGTTTATACCGAAGTGCTTTTTAGAAAAACAATCATGTCGTCGTTTCACGGAATGTGGAGTTTTGCGGGTTTTACAGGGGCTTTGGTTGGCTTAGGAATGCTTGCATTAAACTTGTCGCCACTACATCATTTTTTAATAGTGGCAGCGGTGGTTTTGCTTATGATTGCTTTTAATTTTAAATTTTTGGTCAAAGCCAAAGAAAAGAAAATCAAGAATAAAGGCGAAAAGAAAAAATTATTTACAAAACCAGACAGCGCCTTGATTTGGCTTGGCGTAATAGGATTTTGCAGTATGGCGAGCGAAGGTGTTATGTTTGATTGGAGCGGTGTTTATTTTAAAGATATTGTAAAAGCTCCTGGACCTTTGGTTGTTCTAGGATATACTTCATTTATGATTATGATGGCCAGTGGAAGATTTCTTGGTGACGGGCTTATCAATAAATTTGGACGCGAACGCGTGATGCAAATCAGCGGCATCATGATTTCTGGCGGACTTTTCACAGCTGTTTTTCTGCCGTATTTATTTCCGTGTACAATTGCTTTTATGGCAGTTGGTCTTGGAGTTGCCACAATTGTTCCTACGGTTTACAGTTTGGCCGGAAAAAACCCAACTGTGCCACCAGGAGAAGCTTTAACGATCGTTTCCAGTGTAAGTTTCTTAGGGTTTTTAATGGGACCTCCCGTAATTGGCCATATAGCGCAAAATTTCGGACTTCAATTTTCTTTTGCTTTTATCGGAATCTTTGGTGTTTTGATTGCTTTTATGGTGTCTAAAATTAGAACTTCGGCTTAA
- a CDS encoding carboxypeptidase-like regulatory domain-containing protein, whose product MIERYATFFILLVFDFAFAQETVFRGIIVDAKTQNPLENVVVSIQNSAITQLTSKDGKFELHSSLNGEQLLLIHSQGFKDLLLKIQSKFGENVNLGILQLEDLYTDETPAALITLLDTDLSDDSSSSDMTSGLLQSSKDAFMQASAFNWGQARFRVRGLDSENGTMMLNGMIMNKLYDGRPQWSNWGGLNNVIRNQEFSVGAAVSNYAFGGVLGTQQIFTRASLYRKGRSFTLSGSNGAYTWRGIATEASGMNSSGWAYVISAGKRWAEVGYFDGTNFDAESFFLSVEKKLNNRHSLNFTGFYTPNSRGKNSPNTNEVIHLMGEKYNSYWGFQNGDKRNARVKNVEEPLLMLNHYFKIDERTNLNSGIMYQFGKVGNSTIDYQNANSPDPVYYRKMPSYFSSLYAKDQGEFSGQFTPDYENAEKSKETFLANPQIDWKAMYLANQKPSGNGYEPAQSHYVLYEDRTDDKTFAFNSTLNTQINSNLSFDGGFVYKNLKSHNFQYLLDLLGGEYFLDIDPFYKGNLSQSDLLHPNRLVKKGDTYGYNYNFLAHTFDVFTQFKFTYNKTEFFLAQSYSMSDYQREGLYQNGLYPTNSLGKSEKVNFENFGFKGGFTYKISGKQLLFFNGEHLTRAPSLRNTFSNARLNNSVVNGIQSENISSVEANYIYRSPKLKFRFTAYHTSIKNTAKTSFFYAEGIFDNGAGYDPTDAFVSQTLTNLDKRNTGAELSFEYQISSTLKTIFAASYGNFVYTSNPDVTITNDANLAKDNSQTTFDFGPAYLKNYKQAGTPQQAYSLGVEYRDPKFWWLGANINYLADNYIDVSPISRTAQFYINPVNGFPFPEATFERGNELLKQEKFEPIILLNVNGGKSWRFRKKYIGLFASVNNVLNLMYKTGGFEQARNANYRALNQDVSSGTPSFGSKYYYGYGRTYFLNLTIGL is encoded by the coding sequence ATGATTGAAAGATACGCTACATTTTTTATTTTATTGGTTTTTGATTTTGCTTTTGCGCAAGAAACAGTCTTTAGAGGAATTATTGTTGACGCGAAAACGCAAAACCCGCTTGAAAATGTTGTCGTGAGTATTCAAAATTCGGCCATTACGCAACTTACTTCAAAAGATGGGAAATTTGAATTGCATTCTTCTCTAAATGGAGAACAACTTCTTTTAATTCATAGTCAAGGTTTCAAGGATTTATTACTTAAAATTCAATCAAAATTTGGTGAAAATGTAAATCTCGGCATCCTACAATTAGAAGATTTATATACTGATGAGACTCCTGCCGCTTTAATTACGCTTTTAGACACTGATTTGTCTGATGACAGTAGTTCTTCAGATATGACATCCGGGCTTTTGCAGTCTTCTAAAGATGCGTTTATGCAGGCATCAGCATTTAATTGGGGTCAAGCCCGATTTAGAGTTCGAGGTTTAGACAGCGAAAACGGGACCATGATGCTCAATGGCATGATCATGAATAAACTCTATGACGGAAGACCACAATGGAGTAATTGGGGTGGATTGAATAATGTGATCCGAAATCAAGAATTTTCGGTAGGAGCGGCAGTTTCCAATTATGCTTTTGGAGGCGTTTTAGGAACACAACAAATTTTTACAAGAGCTTCTCTGTATCGAAAAGGAAGATCATTTACACTTTCTGGCAGCAACGGGGCTTATACTTGGCGCGGAATTGCTACAGAAGCCTCCGGAATGAATTCTTCAGGTTGGGCTTATGTAATTTCGGCAGGCAAAAGATGGGCGGAAGTAGGTTATTTTGATGGAACAAATTTCGATGCAGAATCCTTTTTTCTTAGTGTAGAAAAGAAATTGAACAATAGGCATTCTTTGAATTTTACAGGATTTTATACGCCAAATTCGCGTGGAAAAAATTCGCCAAATACAAATGAAGTAATTCATTTAATGGGTGAAAAATACAATTCGTATTGGGGATTTCAGAATGGAGATAAACGAAATGCGAGAGTAAAAAATGTCGAAGAACCCCTGTTGATGCTCAATCATTATTTTAAGATTGATGAAAGAACAAATCTGAATTCTGGAATCATGTATCAATTTGGGAAAGTAGGAAACAGTACTATTGATTATCAAAATGCGAATAGTCCAGATCCTGTTTATTACCGAAAAATGCCGAGTTATTTTAGTTCGCTTTATGCAAAAGATCAAGGAGAATTTTCAGGCCAGTTTACTCCCGATTATGAAAATGCCGAAAAAAGCAAAGAAACATTTTTGGCGAATCCGCAGATTGATTGGAAAGCAATGTATTTGGCAAATCAAAAACCAAGCGGAAATGGTTACGAGCCGGCACAAAGTCATTATGTTCTTTATGAAGATCGCACTGATGATAAAACATTTGCATTCAATTCTACTCTAAACACTCAGATCAATTCAAATCTTTCCTTTGATGGAGGATTTGTTTATAAGAATTTGAAATCGCATAATTTTCAGTATTTATTGGATCTTCTTGGCGGTGAATATTTTCTAGATATTGACCCTTTTTATAAAGGCAATCTTTCACAATCCGATTTATTGCACCCAAATCGATTAGTCAAAAAAGGAGATACTTATGGCTATAATTATAATTTTTTGGCCCACACTTTTGATGTTTTTACGCAGTTTAAATTCACGTATAATAAAACTGAATTCTTTTTGGCACAATCGTATTCCATGTCAGATTATCAAAGAGAGGGTTTATATCAAAACGGACTTTATCCCACAAATTCATTAGGAAAAAGCGAGAAGGTGAATTTTGAAAATTTTGGGTTTAAAGGCGGATTCACGTATAAGATTTCGGGAAAACAATTGCTTTTTTTCAATGGTGAACACCTAACAAGAGCCCCGTCTTTGAGAAATACTTTTTCAAATGCACGTTTAAATAATTCGGTTGTAAATGGAATTCAAAGTGAAAATATAAGCAGTGTTGAGGCAAATTATATATATCGTTCACCAAAACTCAAATTTCGTTTCACAGCTTACCATACTTCAATAAAAAACACTGCAAAAACTTCTTTTTTTTATGCCGAAGGAATTTTTGATAACGGCGCAGGATATGATCCTACAGATGCATTTGTCAGTCAAACGCTAACCAATCTAGATAAGAGAAATACAGGGGCAGAATTAAGTTTTGAATATCAAATATCATCTACTTTAAAAACCATTTTTGCAGCTTCTTATGGAAATTTTGTTTACACCAGTAATCCTGATGTAACAATTACAAACGATGCAAATCTTGCAAAAGACAATTCTCAAACCACGTTTGATTTTGGGCCTGCTTATCTTAAAAATTACAAACAAGCAGGAACGCCACAGCAAGCCTATTCACTTGGAGTAGAATATCGTGATCCTAAATTTTGGTGGTTGGGCGCGAATATCAATTATTTGGCAGATAATTATATTGATGTTTCTCCAATTTCGCGAACAGCACAGTTTTATATTAACCCAGTGAATGGATTTCCTTTTCCAGAAGCGACTTTTGAACGCGGAAATGAATTGCTGAAACAAGAAAAATTTGAACCAATTATATTGCTTAATGTTAATGGCGGAAAGTCTTGGCGCTTTCGCAAAAAATATATCGGACTTTTTGCTAGCGTTAATAATGTATTGAATTTAATGTACAAAACAGGCGGTTTCGAACAGGCTCGAAATGCTAATTATAGAGCATTGAATCAAGATGTTTCCAGCGGAACGCCTTCATTTGGATCAAAATATTATTACGGTTACGGTCGCACTTATTTCTTAAATCTAACAATCGGATTATAA
- a CDS encoding DUF5689 domain-containing protein has translation MKKIVLFSTLSLFFFSCATEIDTPKLECTQPDFIVNKTVEKVYEISDPTAKQYTYDDIIEAYVVSSDEGGNFFKSISFQTKASENVSAIGFSVPVDVSNTYIDYRVGNKVYVKLKNQFTDLYYGGLRIGSLYVSNGGNPTIGRISQNEFKNVLNASCTTIDENQLVESISIEEALHDSKLNTLIELNNVEFTEDALGRHYFEESNNVGGSTNWNLRDKTGNQIIFRTSSYAKFADHFVPEGSGKVRGILTKFGSDYQFMARFERDIEMNGKRNTPLFAEDFQSVKNNVNFVLPGWSNIVEKATKLWKSMVYSGNGYAEFNTTSTTAAENIAWLISPKINLTDYKNAILSFRSAQHDLKVDSPLNTLEVYVSTNFDGSNVTKAKWIRLEAKIPSLSTPARQFINSGGIDLSEYSGNINIAFRYVGSGKDKTLNGAFMVDDVKVFGEK, from the coding sequence ATGAAAAAAATAGTTTTATTTTCAACTTTATCATTGTTTTTTTTCAGTTGCGCTACTGAAATTGACACACCAAAATTAGAATGTACTCAACCTGATTTTATTGTAAACAAAACAGTAGAAAAAGTTTATGAGATTTCGGATCCAACGGCTAAACAATATACGTATGACGACATTATAGAAGCCTATGTGGTTTCAAGTGATGAAGGTGGCAATTTTTTTAAAAGCATTTCTTTTCAGACAAAAGCATCAGAAAACGTTTCCGCAATTGGATTTAGTGTTCCAGTTGACGTGTCAAATACCTATATTGATTACCGCGTTGGAAACAAAGTCTATGTAAAGCTCAAAAATCAATTTACAGATTTGTATTATGGCGGATTACGAATTGGTAGTTTGTATGTGAGCAACGGGGGCAACCCTACGATTGGAAGAATTTCGCAAAATGAATTTAAAAATGTTTTGAATGCGTCTTGCACAACGATTGACGAAAATCAATTAGTAGAATCGATTTCTATTGAAGAAGCGTTGCATGATTCAAAATTAAATACTTTGATCGAGCTCAATAATGTTGAATTTACAGAAGATGCCCTAGGTCGTCATTATTTTGAAGAAAGTAATAATGTAGGAGGTTCGACAAATTGGAATTTAAGAGATAAAACTGGAAATCAAATTATTTTTAGAACCAGCAGTTATGCCAAATTTGCGGATCATTTTGTGCCGGAAGGAAGTGGCAAAGTTCGCGGCATTTTAACCAAGTTTGGATCAGATTATCAGTTTATGGCTCGATTTGAAAGGGATATTGAAATGAACGGAAAAAGAAATACGCCACTTTTTGCTGAAGATTTTCAGTCCGTTAAAAACAATGTCAATTTTGTCCTTCCAGGTTGGAGCAATATTGTTGAAAAAGCTACAAAACTTTGGAAAAGTATGGTATATTCAGGAAATGGATATGCAGAATTCAATACAACAAGCACAACCGCGGCTGAAAATATTGCGTGGCTGATCTCTCCAAAAATTAATTTAACAGATTATAAAAATGCCATATTGTCTTTTAGAAGCGCACAGCATGATTTAAAGGTCGACTCGCCATTAAATACTTTAGAAGTTTATGTGTCAACAAACTTTGATGGTTCTAATGTTACTAAGGCAAAATGGATAAGATTAGAAGCAAAAATTCCTTCGCTTTCAACTCCCGCGCGTCAATTTATAAATTCTGGAGGAATTGATTTATCTGAATATTCAGGAAATATCAACATTGCTTTTAGGTATGTTGGCTCTGGAAAAGACAAAACGCTGAACGGTGCTTTTATGGTTGATGATGTTAAGGTTTTTGGCGAAAAGTAG
- the hflX gene encoding GTPase HflX has product MLEKEVINFEKTAIVGIVTQNQSEEKLNEYLDELEFLTFTAGGEVIKRFSQKMERPNPKTFVGTGKIDEINLFVKENGISTVIFDDELTPSQQKNISRIIDAKILDRTNLILDIFAQRAETSYARTQVELAQCQYLLPRLSGLWTHLERQKGGIGMRGPGETEIETDRRIVRDRISLLKDKIKTIDKQMSIQRSNRGAMVRVALVGYTNVGKSTLMNAIGKSDVFVENKLFATLDTTVRKVVIKNLPFLLSDTVGFIRKLPTQLVDSFKSTLDEVREADLLLHVVDISHPDFEDHIESVNQTLQEIKSNDKPTIMVFNKIDAYKHLTIDEDDLITERTRKHWTLDEWKQTWMSNVGQDKALFISATRKENFEEFREMVYEAVRQIHITRFPYNKFLYPDYKDAIEKEEE; this is encoded by the coding sequence ATGTTAGAGAAAGAAGTTATAAATTTTGAGAAAACGGCCATTGTTGGTATTGTAACTCAAAATCAAAGTGAGGAAAAACTTAACGAATATTTGGACGAATTAGAGTTTTTGACTTTTACTGCAGGAGGTGAAGTTATAAAACGTTTTTCGCAAAAAATGGAACGCCCGAATCCCAAGACTTTTGTGGGAACGGGAAAAATAGACGAAATCAATCTTTTTGTAAAAGAAAACGGAATATCGACGGTTATTTTTGATGATGAATTAACGCCTTCACAACAAAAAAATATTTCAAGAATTATTGATGCAAAAATCTTAGATAGAACCAACCTAATCTTAGATATTTTTGCGCAAAGAGCCGAAACTTCGTACGCAAGAACGCAGGTAGAATTGGCGCAATGTCAATATTTATTACCAAGACTTTCTGGTTTATGGACGCACCTTGAGCGTCAAAAAGGTGGAATTGGTATGCGTGGTCCTGGGGAAACGGAGATTGAAACTGACAGACGTATTGTACGTGACAGAATTTCGTTATTAAAAGATAAAATCAAAACGATTGACAAGCAAATGAGTATTCAGCGAAGCAATCGTGGCGCAATGGTGCGTGTAGCTTTGGTTGGATACACCAACGTTGGAAAATCGACTTTGATGAATGCTATCGGGAAAAGTGATGTTTTTGTTGAGAATAAATTATTTGCAACTTTAGATACAACGGTTCGAAAAGTGGTGATTAAGAATTTGCCATTTTTGCTTTCGGATACGGTTGGTTTTATTCGAAAATTGCCTACTCAATTGGTAGATTCATTTAAAAGTACGCTTGATGAGGTTCGCGAGGCCGATTTGCTTTTGCATGTTGTCGATATTTCGCACCCAGATTTTGAAGATCATATTGAATCGGTAAATCAGACTTTGCAGGAAATCAAAAGTAATGATAAGCCAACGATTATGGTTTTCAATAAAATCGATGCTTACAAACATTTGACTATTGATGAAGATGATTTGATTACTGAAAGAACCAGAAAACACTGGACACTTGATGAGTGGAAACAGACTTGGATGAGTAATGTTGGTCAGGATAAAGCATTGTTTATTTCGGCAACGAGAAAAGAGAATTTTGAGGAATTTAGAGAAATGGTTTACGAAGCGGTTCGCCAGATTCATATCACGAGATTTCCATATAATAAGTTTTTGTATCCAGATTATAAGGACGCAATTGAAAAAGAAGAAGAATAA
- a CDS encoding DUF3078 domain-containing protein, producing the protein MRKILLLLFILANLTFVQSQNTEKELAQNTEKAVKKINDTIEKEGWKAKGTVSLLLNQSSFNNWIAGGEDSFSGTLGINYDFNYKKDDITWDNKVLAYYGLLQTKNADFEKKTDDRFEFNSVVGKRAFGEWYYSYFLNFRTQFTTGYIYGQDANGKEIRTENTKFMSPGYLTTGPGIYWSKDENLKINFAPLTSKFTFVDKAYTSAIDPATGLPYPDGYYFGVDAGKSMRYELGFYASVYYKLAIMTNVTAENTLNLYSNYLEDPQNIDINYSLNIVMKVNKFLSANFSFQTIYDDNAFQGFQTREVFGLGINFGF; encoded by the coding sequence ATGAGAAAGATTCTATTATTATTGTTCATTTTAGCAAATCTTACTTTTGTTCAATCTCAAAACACTGAAAAAGAACTCGCACAAAACACTGAAAAAGCCGTAAAAAAAATCAATGATACCATTGAAAAAGAAGGCTGGAAAGCAAAAGGGACGGTATCACTTCTACTCAACCAATCTAGCTTTAACAACTGGATTGCAGGTGGTGAAGACAGCTTCTCAGGAACACTCGGAATCAATTATGATTTCAACTACAAAAAAGACGATATCACCTGGGACAATAAAGTTCTCGCTTATTACGGTTTGCTACAAACCAAAAATGCCGATTTCGAAAAGAAAACCGATGACCGTTTCGAATTCAATTCAGTCGTTGGAAAAAGAGCATTTGGCGAATGGTATTACTCTTATTTCTTAAACTTTAGGACACAATTCACAACCGGATACATTTACGGACAAGACGCAAACGGAAAAGAAATCAGGACTGAAAATACCAAATTCATGTCGCCAGGATACCTAACAACTGGTCCAGGTATTTACTGGTCAAAAGATGAAAATCTCAAAATAAATTTTGCGCCTTTAACTTCAAAATTCACATTTGTAGACAAAGCTTATACCTCAGCCATTGATCCAGCCACAGGTTTGCCTTATCCTGACGGATATTATTTTGGCGTCGACGCCGGCAAAAGCATGCGTTACGAACTAGGTTTCTATGCTTCGGTATATTACAAACTGGCCATTATGACCAATGTAACGGCCGAAAACACCCTTAATTTGTATTCAAATTATTTAGAAGACCCGCAAAACATCGACATTAATTATTCCTTAAACATTGTAATGAAAGTAAATAAATTTCTATCAGCAAATTTCTCCTTCCAGACAATTTACGATGACAATGCATTTCAAGGATTCCAAACCAGAGAAGTTTTTGGTTTAGGAATTAATTTTGGATTCTAA
- a CDS encoding DUF2480 family protein, producing the protein MEEIINKVANSALEVFDLEDYYPKGIRTQIDISQWLLEGFLLKEKDFREHLKNHDWSQYQDQYVAVHCSTDAIIPAWALILVSVHLAPFAKKVVNGTIEDLDASLYEEILSKLDYSVYKSKPVIVRGCSRKPVPMRAYILATTHLQPFARSIMYGEACSAVPLYKESKK; encoded by the coding sequence ATGGAAGAAATCATCAATAAAGTTGCCAATAGTGCTTTAGAAGTTTTTGATTTAGAAGATTATTATCCAAAAGGAATTCGAACACAAATTGACATTTCGCAATGGCTTTTGGAAGGATTTTTATTGAAAGAAAAAGACTTTAGAGAACATCTTAAAAATCACGATTGGTCGCAATATCAAGATCAATATGTAGCGGTACATTGCAGTACAGACGCTATTATTCCGGCTTGGGCACTTATTTTAGTTAGCGTTCATTTGGCTCCTTTTGCTAAAAAAGTAGTAAACGGTACCATTGAAGACCTTGATGCAAGTCTTTACGAAGAAATCCTTAGTAAACTTGACTATTCTGTTTACAAAAGTAAACCCGTAATTGTAAGAGGCTGTTCTAGAAAACCAGTGCCAATGCGCGCTTATATCTTGGCTACAACCCATTTGCAACCATTTGCCAGAAGTATTATGTACGGCGAAGCATGTTCTGCCGTACCTTTATACAAAGAATCCAAAAAATAA
- a CDS encoding SUF system Fe-S cluster assembly protein gives MEQEIDTNELGESIVRVLKGIYDPEIPVDIYELGLIYDVMVNTDYEVKILMTLTSPNCPVAESLPREVEEKVKSIENIKDVDVEITFDPPWSKDLMSEEAKLELGML, from the coding sequence ATGGAACAAGAAATAGACACAAACGAATTAGGAGAATCAATCGTAAGAGTTTTAAAAGGAATTTACGATCCTGAGATTCCTGTAGATATTTATGAATTAGGATTAATTTATGACGTAATGGTAAACACCGATTACGAAGTAAAAATCTTAATGACACTTACTTCGCCAAACTGCCCAGTTGCAGAAAGCTTGCCAAGAGAAGTAGAAGAAAAAGTAAAATCAATAGAAAACATCAAAGATGTAGATGTTGAAATTACTTTCGATCCGCCTTGGAGCAAAGATTTAATGAGCGAAGAAGCTAAGTTAGAATTAGGAATGCTTTAA